In Hyla sarda isolate aHylSar1 chromosome 9, aHylSar1.hap1, whole genome shotgun sequence, the following proteins share a genomic window:
- the LOC130291946 gene encoding uncharacterized protein LOC130291946: MLDNADRQMFVVNSERNIDTEAESCKGVSRSEESALRYSCFLRQHVLHQASDIRGTRFIQTDLRAFPEKQAALEKGALTQVPESERGSGYYSTLFLVRKPNVSFRTIINRKLLNHFLKYEKFRMEKIVSYSEPESGQFRGHPGSEGRILSCPNFPGSPKVSQDSSFPREILGEPSISGSSLWSVPSSPGLHQAHGGGDGPCQRTRHCHSTVPGQFSLGVRFQGAPYSAGPQSARNLTEARPRSKPREIPASSFQSMFLPGDCRAFSILLGFYII; this comes from the exons atgctggacaacgCCGATCGGCAGATGTTCGTTGTTAATTCTGAAAGGA ACATAGACACTGAGGCGGAGAGCTGCAAAGGTGTTAGCAGGAGTGAGGAGTCAGCACTTAGATACAGCTGTTTCCTACGACAACATGTACTTCATCAGGCGTCTGACATCAGAGGAACCAG GTTTATTCAGACAGATCTTCGAGCATTTCCAGAGAAGCAGGCTGCCCTGGAGAAGGGAGCTTTGACTCAGGTTCCGGAATCGGAGCGGGGAAGTGGATACTATTCGACCCTCTTCTTGGTAAGGAAGCCAAATGTCTCCTTCCGCACAATAATAAATCGGAAGCTGCTGAATCATTTCCTGAAATACGAAAAATTCCGTATGGAAAAGATTGTCAGCTATTCTGAACCTGAATCGGGACAGTTTCGTGGTCACCCTGGATCTGAGGGACGCATACTATCATGTCCCAATTTTCCAGGGTCACCAAAAGTATCTCAGGATAGCAGTTTTCCTAGGGAAATCCTTGGTGAACCTTCAATTTCGGGCTCTTCCCTTTGGTCTGTCCCAAGCTCCCCGGGTCTTCACCAAGCTCATGGCGGAGGAGATGGCCCATGTCAGAGAACAAGGCATTGTCATAGTACCGTACCTGGACAATTTTCTCTTGGTGTCAGATTCCAGGGAGCACCTTATTCAGCAGGTCCACAGAGTGCAAGAAATCTTACTGAAGCTAGGCCTAGAAGTAAACCTAGAGAAATCCCAGCTAGTTCCTTCCAAAGTATGTTCCTTCCTGGGGATTGTCGTGCATTTTCAATATTATTGGGATTTTATATAATCTAG